A window of the Lactuca sativa cultivar Salinas chromosome 7, Lsat_Salinas_v11, whole genome shotgun sequence genome harbors these coding sequences:
- the LOC111908202 gene encoding probable carboxylesterase 8, whose translation MYSSILFTTMTSEYQSSNASDPYKHLNVTLNPDGTLTRHISFPSSPAEPQLTTDSQLTLSKDIPLNPTTATFLRLYRPVSPPTQKLPIIIYFHPGGFVVVSATAGPMHLICSEISAQTPALVINVEYRLGPEHRLPAAYDDGVDTIRWVRDQALGTGLDGSEEWLTEFADFSRVYLMGSSAGGNLIYNAGLRVLDLDLDPVTIMGLIIDQAFFGGIERTEAELRLVNDHVLPLTASDLLWSLALPLGADRDHEYCNPLADRHVSYKEKIGRLPNSLIRVNGEDPMADRQKAFANMLESHGVHVTRKFYDEGNHCVEMFDPKKAQIFYNDVKNFVCS comes from the coding sequence atgtatagcTCCATTTTATTCACAACAATGACTTCTGAATATCAATCATCCAATGCTTCGGATCCTTACAAGCACCTCAATGTCACCCTAAACCCGGATGGTACTTTGACCCGACACATCTCCTTTCCATCCTCACCGGCCGAACCCCAACTCACCACCGATTCCCAACTCACACTCTCTAAAGACATCCCGCTCAACCCCACCACCGCCACCTTCCTCCGCCTCTACCGCCCCGTCTCTCCGCCCACCCAAAAACTCCCTATCATCATCTACTTCCATCCCGGCGGTTTCGTAGTCGTTAGCGCCACCGCTGGTCCCATGCACCTTATCTGCTCCGAAATATCCGCTCAGACTCCTGCCCTCGTTATAAACGTCGAATACCGTCTAGGCCCCGAACATCGTCTCCCGGCGGCGTATGACGACGGGGTTGATACAATCCGGTGGGTGCGTGACCAGGCATTAGGAACCGGACTCGACGGTTCCGAGGAGTGGCTGACCGAATTCGCTGACTTTTCTAGAGTCTACCTAATGGGTTCTAGTGCCGGAGGAAATCTAATCTACAACGCGGGTTTACGTGtacttgatcttgatcttgatccaGTTACGATCATGGGGCTTATCATCGACCAAGCTTTTTTTGGTGGGATCGAGCGCACTgaagcagaacttcgactagtAAATGACCATGTTCTCCCTTTAACCGCATCGGATCTTTTATGGTCTTTGGCGTTGCCTTTAGGAGCTGATAGAGATCACGAATACTGTAATCCTTTGGCAGATCGACACGTGTCATACAAAGAGAAGATCGGACGGCTTCCGAATAGTTTGATCAGGGTGAATGGTGAGGATCCAATGGCTGATAGACAAAAAGCTTTTGCTAATATGTTAGAATCACATGGTGTGCACGTGACAAGAAAATTTTATGATGAAGGAAACCATTGTGTCGAGATGTTTGATCCAAAAAAGGCACAAATCTTCTATAATGATGTGAAGAATTTCGTTTGCAGTTAA